TTCAAACAACttataaagtgaattttgcatccgatgacccctttaaaatgaaacagaaacttTGCTAATTTTGGCTTTAATGTTTATCGGATCACAGTTGTAGCAGATTAAACTGGATGGAGTAAAAATATCtaccaaaaaatgtttaaaaagaaaaattggaCTCTCTTTGTATAAATCTCTTCAAAAGAAGTTCTCTTATTTGTTTTAGATAGGCGAGAGTCTTTTGTCTGTGGGACCTTGTTACTCATCTTGATGTTCATGAAGGTTTGGGTCAGCAGGGAAGATCCTTTAATGCTTTGTTCACCGACAGAAGGAGTGTTTGTCTTACAGGGTTTATTGGCAGATGGTGACCGTGTGCTCACTCTTTCTGCCCAACTCCATTATCTCTGCCTTGACCTGACATTCTTCTCCTCCTCCGCAGACGCAATGCTGTGGACGCGTTCCGCGTGAACGTGATCCACGCCCGTCAGCAGGTGCGCTCCCCTGTCACCAACATCGCCCGCACCAGCTTCTTCCACATCAAACGCTCCAACATCTGGCTGGCTGCTGTCACCAAGCAGAATGTCAACGCTGCTATGGTGTTCGAGTTCCTCTACAAGATGTGTGACGTCATGACGGCTTACTTTGGGAAGATCAGTGAGGAGAATATCAAGAACAACTTTGTGCTGATCTACGAGTTGCTGGATGGTAAGGCTGGTTcagaaacacacaaaccatTTCCTGACACTGTTCTTCTTCAGTTCTATCTGATCCTCCGTGTGCCTGTGTTAACCGcattacctaaaaaaaaaaaatcaccctcCTCTAAATGGTATGCTTTCCTGGCAGTCATCCGCTGTTTGTGGGAAGGTACGTCCTAAACCATGAGCTGGCCAGGAAACCTTGTCCaacagctgaaaaaataaatggttaCCTAAATGAAACATGGAGAGAAAGTCTGTTTAAAAGTCTGTTCTTGAGGCGTTAAGTGTCTCATTCCAGAatattgattcatttatttctttgtgtgtgtgtttgcagagaTCCTGGACTTTGGATACCCTCAAAACTCTGAGACAGGAGCACTGAAGACTTTTATTACCCAGCAGGGCATCAAAGGACAGGTAagagtttatttaattatttttctgtttgcaTGTTTTTGAGTCCATAAAAAGTTGTAAGACttaaattatattgtattattgcaGTATTATTTAAGCACCAGCAGAGTATTCTAAAAGAGACTACTtctagtaaaataattattaattgtttttaaacatcAAAATTTAGTTGGGAACATCTTTTTGTTGACATCCTTAaaggttacattttttaaattaacatttacatattttatgtgcatgttgaaaattatatataaatttttttccaCGCAAATAActtttatcaaaaacattttaaatttaaacattttattatatataatataaaatattgaacatttttaatttttttaaatcaaaacatttttaatttctaatatgcacgtttaaacattttaatatttattttttttatagactCTGTGCAATTGTGTGTGGAAAAGagattatacatatatttttttgtttttataaaatgttaagttTAGAGAGTTGACAGAATTtccaaatgtttaaatgtgaaagGGATAAAAATGCTTGTACATGATACATTAAGCCCCGGGTTAATAGAGCAAGTGACAGTTCCAATAACTCCTGGCCAGTGGGCCATcttatttccatttatttttctgttttttttttttagctctgCTCATGTTGTCTGTACAGATTctaatataaaacatttctcttttctttcttgcttttctGGACGTGTCTGGCTGCAGCATCAGGTATgtgtaaatgtatttcattttagGTCTCTCTCAGATTACACTATAGTTCTAGTGGCCccaaagtatttggacacttctGCCACACTTCAAAATAGTCTGTGAGTGTGACCTTCCTAAATCTTCGGTGGTCCATTATTGTCCTCAGACTAAGGAGGAGCAGTCTCAGATCACCAGCCAGGTGACCGGGCAAATCGGTTGGCGTCGTGAAGGCATCAAGTATCGCCGCAACGAGCTCTTCCTGGATGTGCTGGAGAGCGTCAACCTGCTCATGTCTCCACAGGGTGAGACAGCACTACCTTGAGGACTCGTGAGTGTGTCTTTTTAGTTATTAGAGCCAAACCATTCACATGCTACTGTGTGTCATCCCAACAGGTCAGGTCCTGAGCGCTCACGTCTCCGGTCGTGTGGTGATGAAGAGCTATCTGAGTGGAATGCCTGAATGCAAGTTTGGCATGAACGACAAAATCGTCATTGACAAACAGGGGAAAGGAGGAACTACTGATGATTCTGGGAAAAGGTTTCAGAGTGCCTCATGCTTATGCAAAGTTTTTGCTTGTCTGTCTCCTCTCTTATTTGCTttgaaaattatgtttttctttttgtccagattttgtgtttcttgatccagaattttcaaaaaatgtttgatTGTAAAGTGTGtggtttattttgatttttgaagCTGTCTGTTTTTGTTGCGTCTCTTTTTCTCTGTGCTACCACAGTGAGTTAGGGGGAAggtattgtatatttatatttctgtgttcaGTTTAATGTTGTGCTTTTAAACTGTACAACATATGAGTGtcttttattactattattgtttatatattatatacattgaccattattagcatttttaaaattgtatgatTATaaattcaggttttttttttttttttaaattccatcTCGCTGCTATTTTTCAATGCCAGATTTCAGAAGAACATTAATGTACATAAATGTTTTGACGACtgattttactttaaattttaaattgaaatttttaAACAACATAGCAATGTTACCccactgttcaaaggtttggagtctgtaaaatatttcttattctcaccaaggctgcatttatttgatcatcaaataaatgaaataacatatagtaatattataaagtattgttacagtgtaaactgttttttataattgtaatatattttaaaatgtagtttattcttgtgatgcaaagctgaattttcagcatcattactccagtcttcagtgtcacatggtccttcagaaatcattctaatatgctcaagaaacatttattcttATGGTTATCttgcatatttttgtggaaatttatacttttttcaggattctttaatacaTAAAGtaacaacattataaatgtattaactgtcacttttgataaatttaatgtatccttagtgaataaaagtattttgcttaatttttttaaatttttttactgacctcaaacttttgaaaaagtaGTGTAGGTTTCATATTGGTAAATGAGATTGATTGTTGTCAGTTATTGGccataataaaaatgatgtgAAACTTTCAATACATCCctagtttttaaaagtacagcagtgatttaattagatttttgtcAGTGGTAATACGGTTTATTCTCATATTTGACACATATCAAACACTCATCATCTTTGTTTCTCTATCCTTTCTACCAGTGGCAAACAGTCCATAGCCATCGATGACTGCACTTTCCATCAGTGTGTGCGTCTCAGCAAGTTCGACTCTGAGCGCAGCATCAGTTTCATTCCTCCTGATGGGGAGTATGAGCTCATGAGGTCAGTTCAGTTTCCGTCTGTCTTCACACTCGAGTCTGACTCTGTCTAACACATCCTCAATCTGCGTGTGCAGGTATCGCACCACTAAGGACATAATCCTGCCCTTCCGGGTCATTCCACTGGTTCGAGAGGTTGGCCGCACAAAGCTGGAGGTCAAAGTTGTCATCAAATCTAATTTCAAGCCCTCGCTCCTGGCACAGAAAATAGAGGTCAGttcaaagaaaatatatagacataacattacattttcgCACACAGTTTATTTGTAAGAATTTGTCAGATGATATATGAGGTGAATGTTTTGAACAGGTGCGTATTCCTACACCTCTGAACACTAGTGGAGTGCAGGTGATCTGTATGAAAGGAAAAGCTAAATACAAGGCCAGTGAGAATGCCATCGTGTGGAAGTAAGTGTCACTGTCATCTTGACATTTCTCTGCGTTTGGTGttcgtgtgtatatatactcaTGTCACCCTGTCTGTCTGCTCAGGATCAAACGCATGGCAGGAATGAAGGAGTCTCAGATCAGTGCTGAGATCGAGCTGCTGCCCACTAATGATAAGAAGAAGTGGGCTCGCCCTCCCATTTCAATGAACTTTGAGGTGAGTGACGAGTCCCACATTGCTAAATGCCACTTTCTACacaaattttaagtttttttttttttttctccaacatATGATTGGTAAAAGGAGGTGCTTAAagtggatagttcacccaaaaatgaaaattctgtcattaattactcaccctcatgtcgttccaaacccgtaagtccttcgttcatcttctgaacacaaattaagatatttttgatgcaatccgagagctctctgaccctccatagacagcaagggttctacaatcaaggcacagaaaggtagtaagTGCATCGTTTAAacaatccatgtgacatcagtggttcaactgtcattttacaaagctacgagaatactttttgtgcgcaaagaaaacaaaaataacgactttattcaatgaTTTCTTCTCTCCCGGGACAGTCCTCAGCCATTATCGACGCATGCGTTGTGATGTGCGCTGTGCCTTCATTTACAAGCAGAGGAAAGCAATGCGCATGCGTCAATAATGGtggaaattgttgaataaagtcattacttttgttttctttgcgcacccaaagtattctcgtagctttgtaaaatgacagttgaaccactgatgtcatgtggattattttaacaatgtcctttcTGGCCCTTGACCTTAATTGTAATTTagcaataaatataaatattgatttattatcagaAAATGTCTATTTACTAACATACTGTATGTTTCTcataaatgacagatttttttaa
This portion of the Onychostoma macrolepis isolate SWU-2019 chromosome 02, ASM1243209v1, whole genome shotgun sequence genome encodes:
- the ap2m1a gene encoding AP-2 complex subunit mu-A; the protein is MIGGLFIYNHKGEVLISRVYRDDIGRNAVDAFRVNVIHARQQVRSPVTNIARTSFFHIKRSNIWLAAVTKQNVNAAMVFEFLYKMCDVMTAYFGKISEENIKNNFVLIYELLDEILDFGYPQNSETGALKTFITQQGIKGQVRTKEEQSQITSQVTGQIGWRREGIKYRRNELFLDVLESVNLLMSPQGQVLSAHVSGRVVMKSYLSGMPECKFGMNDKIVIDKQGKGGTTDDSGKSELGGSGKQSIAIDDCTFHQCVRLSKFDSERSISFIPPDGEYELMRYRTTKDIILPFRVIPLVREVGRTKLEVKVVIKSNFKPSLLAQKIEVRIPTPLNTSGVQVICMKGKAKYKASENAIVWKIKRMAGMKESQISAEIELLPTNDKKKWARPPISMNFEVPFAPSGLKVRYLKVFESKLNYSDHDVIKWVRYIGRSGIYETRC